One Natator depressus isolate rNatDep1 chromosome 3, rNatDep2.hap1, whole genome shotgun sequence DNA segment encodes these proteins:
- the LOC141985299 gene encoding putative deoxyribonuclease TATDN3 isoform X2 yields the protein MGAAGPVDCHCHLAAPDFERDIEDILEEAKKAKVLALVAVAEHSGEFEKIIQLSERYPGFVLPCLGVHPVQGIPPEEQCSVTLKDLDAALPLIELYKDRLLAVGEVGLDFTPRFASTDEQKQEQRQVLTKQIQLAKRLDLPLNVHSRSAGRPTINLLKEQGAEKVLLHAFDGRPSVAMEGVKAGYFFSIPPSIIRSEQQKLVKKLPLECMCLETDSPALGPEKQVRNEPKNIFIAAEYIAKMKGIPVEEVIEMTTQNALKVFPKLQKCLLK from the exons ATGGGGGCTGCGGGGCCGGTGGATTGTCACTGCCACCTCGCGGCGCCGGACTTTGAGCGG GATATTGAGGACATATTGGAAGAAGCAAAGAAG GCTAAAGTTTTGGCCCTTGTGGCAGTTGCTGAACACTCAGGAGAATTTGAAAAAATTATCCAGCTTTCAGAAAG GTACCCAGGGTTCGTCTTGCCATGTCTGGGAGTTCATCCAGTTCAAGGTATTCCCCCGGAGGAACAATGCAGTGTTACTTTAAAG GACCTGGATGCTGCATTGCCACTTATAGAACTCTATAAAGATAGATTGTTGGCAGTTGGAGAG GTTGGACTAGATTTCACTCCCAGATTTGCCAGCACGGATGAACAGAAGCAAGAACAAAGACAAGTCTTGACCAAACAGATTCAATTAGCGAAAAGACTGGATTTGCCTTT AAACGTCCATTCTCGTTCAGCTGGAAGACCAACCATTAACCTCCTAAAAGAACAAG GCGCTGAAAAGGTGTTGCTCCATGCATTTGACGGGAGGCCATCTGTGGCGATGGAAGGAGTGAAGGCTGGATATTTCTTCTCCATTCCTCCTTCCATTATAAGAAGTGAACAG CAGAAGCTTGTGAAGAAGTTGCCCTTAGAATGTATGTGCTTAGAAACCGACTCTCCTGCACTAGGTCCTGAAAAACAG GTGAGAAATGAACCAAAGAATATTTTCATTGCTGCAGAGTATATTGCCAAAATGAAAGGAATCCCAGTGGAAGAAGTTATAGAAATGACGACGCAGAATGCACTGAAagtgtttcccaaacttcagAAATGTCTCTTGAAATAG
- the LOC141985299 gene encoding deoxyribonuclease TATDN3-like isoform X1, which yields MGAAGPVDCHCHLAAPDFERDIEDILEEAKKAKVLALVAVAEHSGEFEKIIQLSERYPGFVLPCLGVHPVQGIPPEEQCSVTLKDLDAALPLIELYKDRLLAVGEVGLDFTPRFASTDEQKQEQRQVLTKQIQLAKRLDLPLNVHSRSAGRPTINLLKEQGAEKVLLHAFDGRPSVAMEGVKAGYFFSIPPSIIRSEQKQKLVKKLPLECMCLETDSPALGPEKQVRNEPKNIFIAAEYIAKMKGIPVEEVIEMTTQNALKVFPKLQKCLLK from the exons ATGGGGGCTGCGGGGCCGGTGGATTGTCACTGCCACCTCGCGGCGCCGGACTTTGAGCGG GATATTGAGGACATATTGGAAGAAGCAAAGAAG GCTAAAGTTTTGGCCCTTGTGGCAGTTGCTGAACACTCAGGAGAATTTGAAAAAATTATCCAGCTTTCAGAAAG GTACCCAGGGTTCGTCTTGCCATGTCTGGGAGTTCATCCAGTTCAAGGTATTCCCCCGGAGGAACAATGCAGTGTTACTTTAAAG GACCTGGATGCTGCATTGCCACTTATAGAACTCTATAAAGATAGATTGTTGGCAGTTGGAGAG GTTGGACTAGATTTCACTCCCAGATTTGCCAGCACGGATGAACAGAAGCAAGAACAAAGACAAGTCTTGACCAAACAGATTCAATTAGCGAAAAGACTGGATTTGCCTTT AAACGTCCATTCTCGTTCAGCTGGAAGACCAACCATTAACCTCCTAAAAGAACAAG GCGCTGAAAAGGTGTTGCTCCATGCATTTGACGGGAGGCCATCTGTGGCGATGGAAGGAGTGAAGGCTGGATATTTCTTCTCCATTCCTCCTTCCATTATAAGAAGTGAACAG AAGCAGAAGCTTGTGAAGAAGTTGCCCTTAGAATGTATGTGCTTAGAAACCGACTCTCCTGCACTAGGTCCTGAAAAACAG GTGAGAAATGAACCAAAGAATATTTTCATTGCTGCAGAGTATATTGCCAAAATGAAAGGAATCCCAGTGGAAGAAGTTATAGAAATGACGACGCAGAATGCACTGAAagtgtttcccaaacttcagAAATGTCTCTTGAAATAG